One window from the genome of Enterococcus haemoperoxidus ATCC BAA-382 encodes:
- a CDS encoding pyrimidine-nucleoside phosphorylase: protein MRMVDVIEKKRNGLELTKEEIKFFIDGYTAGTIPDYQASALLMAIYFQDMTDEERANLTLAMVDSGDVIDLSGIEGVKVDKHSTGGVGDTTTLVLAPLIAALDIPFAKMSGRGLGHTGGTLDKLESFDGFHIEISDEEFINIVNQDKIAVIGQSGNLTPADKKIYALRDVTGTVSSIPLIAGSIMSKKIAAGADAIVLDVKTGAGAFMKTEEDAEKLAEAMVRIGNLVGRKTMAIISDMSQPLGAAIGNSLEIKEAIDTLKGNGPEDLTELVLTLGSQMVVLAGKTDSLDEARKMLLGVIEDGSALDKFAVFVKNQGGNPEWVKNPELLPAAQYTFEVTADKEGVVSEIVADAIGVAAMKLGAGRATKEDEIDLAVGLVLNKKIGDDVKVGDSLVTIHANKKDVAEVEAMIKENIQIGDTGIAPKLIYKQIS, encoded by the coding sequence ATGAGAATGGTCGATGTTATTGAGAAGAAAAGAAACGGACTTGAATTAACAAAAGAAGAAATCAAGTTTTTTATTGATGGCTATACTGCTGGAACAATTCCAGATTATCAAGCAAGTGCTTTATTAATGGCTATTTATTTCCAAGACATGACGGATGAAGAGCGTGCAAACTTGACTCTAGCAATGGTCGATTCAGGTGATGTGATTGACTTATCTGGAATTGAAGGCGTAAAAGTGGATAAACATTCTACTGGCGGTGTTGGTGATACAACAACTTTAGTTTTAGCTCCACTCATTGCAGCATTAGATATTCCTTTTGCAAAAATGTCAGGTCGTGGCTTAGGTCATACTGGTGGAACATTAGACAAATTAGAATCATTTGATGGGTTCCATATTGAAATCAGTGATGAAGAATTCATTAATATTGTCAATCAAGACAAGATCGCTGTTATCGGACAATCTGGCAATCTAACGCCAGCTGATAAAAAAATCTATGCACTACGTGATGTAACAGGAACAGTAAGTTCTATTCCGTTGATTGCTGGCTCTATTATGAGTAAGAAGATTGCTGCTGGTGCAGACGCGATTGTCTTAGATGTAAAAACAGGTGCTGGAGCATTTATGAAGACAGAAGAAGATGCTGAGAAATTAGCTGAAGCGATGGTTCGCATCGGAAATCTTGTTGGAAGAAAAACAATGGCAATCATTTCTGATATGTCTCAACCTTTAGGTGCTGCGATTGGTAATTCTTTAGAAATCAAAGAAGCAATCGATACTCTAAAAGGAAATGGGCCAGAAGATTTAACGGAACTAGTCCTAACTTTAGGTAGTCAAATGGTTGTTTTAGCAGGAAAAACAGATTCTTTAGATGAAGCACGCAAAATGTTGTTAGGTGTGATCGAAGACGGATCAGCTCTAGATAAATTTGCTGTATTCGTTAAAAATCAAGGTGGTAATCCAGAGTGGGTCAAAAATCCAGAATTATTACCTGCAGCACAATATACATTTGAAGTAACAGCAGATAAAGAAGGTGTTGTATCTGAGATCGTTGCTGATGCCATTGGTGTAGCTGCTATGAAATTAGGAGCAGGTCGAGCAACGAAAGAAGATGAAATTGATTTAGCAGTAGGATTGGTTTTAAACAAAAAAATTGGTGACGATGTTAAAGTTGGCGATTCTCTTGTAACGATCCATGCAAACAAAAAAGATGTTGCTGAAGTAGAAGCAATGATCAAAGAAAATATCCAAATTGGTGATACAGGAATAGCACCTAAATTAATCTATAAACAAATTTCTTGA
- the deoB gene encoding phosphopentomutase yields MKEFKRIHVVVMDSVGIGEAPDANDFDDFNVDTLGHIAREMDGLNLPNMEALGLSNIKEIAGVEKVEVPIGYHTKMQETSVGKDTMTGHWEIMGLYIDKPFRVFPDGFPDELLEKLKAFSGREIIGNKAASGTEILDELGEEQLKSGALIVYTSADSVLQIAANEEIIPLEELYRICEYAREITRDEPYMLGRIIARPFVGTSKETFTRTANRHDYALKPFDKTVMDTLKESGLDSIALGKISDIFDGEGVTESIRTVSNMDGMDKFIELLDKEFHGMSFLNLVDFDAVFGHRRDPLGYGQALQEFDQRLPEVFAKLTEDDLLIITADHGNDPTYKGTDHTREFVPLLVYSKRFKRGYELSVRTTFSDIGATVADNFNVRMPEYGTSFLGDLK; encoded by the coding sequence ATGAAAGAATTTAAAAGAATTCATGTTGTTGTAATGGATTCAGTAGGAATTGGTGAGGCACCTGACGCAAATGATTTTGATGATTTCAATGTGGATACGCTAGGTCATATTGCTAGAGAAATGGACGGACTGAACCTTCCTAACATGGAAGCACTAGGTTTGTCTAACATTAAAGAAATTGCGGGCGTTGAAAAAGTAGAAGTGCCTATCGGCTATCATACCAAAATGCAAGAGACCTCTGTTGGTAAAGATACAATGACAGGTCACTGGGAAATTATGGGGTTGTATATCGATAAACCCTTTAGAGTTTTCCCAGATGGATTTCCAGATGAATTATTAGAAAAACTCAAAGCCTTCTCTGGAAGAGAAATTATTGGCAATAAAGCTGCAAGCGGAACCGAAATTCTTGATGAGCTAGGAGAAGAACAGCTTAAATCAGGCGCATTGATTGTTTATACGTCTGCAGACTCTGTTTTACAAATTGCAGCAAATGAAGAAATCATTCCTTTAGAAGAATTGTATCGCATTTGTGAATATGCTCGGGAAATTACGAGAGATGAGCCCTATATGCTAGGCCGCATTATTGCTAGACCGTTTGTAGGAACATCAAAAGAAACATTTACACGTACAGCTAATCGCCATGATTATGCCTTGAAACCTTTTGACAAAACTGTGATGGATACACTAAAAGAGAGTGGATTGGATTCAATCGCGCTAGGAAAAATATCTGACATTTTTGATGGTGAAGGGGTCACTGAAAGTATTCGTACAGTTTCAAATATGGATGGTATGGATAAATTTATCGAATTACTGGATAAAGAATTCCATGGCATGAGTTTTTTAAACTTAGTTGATTTTGACGCAGTATTTGGGCATCGAAGAGATCCTTTAGGATACGGACAAGCACTACAAGAATTTGATCAACGTTTGCCAGAGGTTTTTGCTAAGTTAACAGAGGATGATTTATTGATTATTACAGCAGATCATGGAAATGATCCGACATACAAAGGAACAGATCATACTAGGGAGTTTGTACCATTATTAGTCTATTCTAAACGTTTCAAACGCGGTTATGAATTAAGTGTGAGAACAACGTTTTCTGATATTGGTGCTACCGTTGCGGATAATTTCAATGTACGTATGCCGGAATATGGGACTAGCTTCTTAGGAGATTTAAAATAA
- a CDS encoding NupC/NupG family nucleoside CNT transporter, protein MKYLIGCLGLLFFIGVAWLTSNDRKKVKVRPIIVMLVLQFILGFVLLNTSVGNFVIEGIAKGFDNLLQYAAEGVNFVFGGLINPDESSFFIGVLLPIVFISALIGILQYFKILPFIVKYIGLALSKVNGMGKLESYNAVASAILGQSEVFISVKKQLGLLPKHRLYTLCASAMSTVSMAIIGSYMFLLKPQYVVTAIVLNLFGGFIITSVINPYEVTAEEDVLEVKDEKEQSFFEMLGEYIMDGFHVAITVAAMLIGFVAVITMINAIFKGIFGMSFQDIIGYLVAPFAFLMGVPANEIVDAGSIMATKLVSNEFVAMTNLTSSSIEFSGRTTAIISVFLVSFANFSSIGIISGAVKSLNEEQGNVVARFGIKLLFGATLVSCLTATIVGLLY, encoded by the coding sequence ATGAAGTATTTAATTGGTTGCCTAGGTTTGTTATTTTTTATCGGAGTGGCATGGTTAACGAGTAATGATCGTAAAAAAGTTAAAGTTAGACCGATTATTGTCATGTTAGTTTTGCAATTTATTTTAGGTTTTGTGTTACTGAATACAAGCGTTGGTAATTTCGTTATAGAAGGAATTGCCAAAGGATTTGATAATTTACTGCAATATGCTGCTGAAGGTGTGAATTTTGTTTTTGGAGGTCTGATCAATCCAGACGAAAGCTCATTTTTTATTGGTGTTTTATTACCGATCGTTTTCATTTCGGCATTGATCGGAATTCTGCAGTATTTTAAAATTCTTCCGTTTATTGTGAAATATATTGGACTTGCTTTAAGTAAGGTGAATGGCATGGGAAAATTAGAATCATATAATGCAGTTGCCTCAGCTATTTTAGGTCAATCAGAAGTCTTTATTTCTGTGAAAAAACAGCTAGGTTTATTACCAAAACATCGTTTATATACATTATGTGCTTCAGCAATGTCAACTGTATCGATGGCAATCATCGGTTCTTACATGTTTTTATTGAAACCACAATATGTAGTGACGGCCATTGTTTTAAATTTATTTGGAGGATTCATTATCACATCCGTGATTAATCCGTATGAAGTGACAGCAGAAGAAGATGTTTTAGAAGTAAAAGATGAAAAAGAACAATCCTTTTTTGAAATGTTAGGGGAATACATCATGGATGGTTTCCATGTAGCGATTACAGTTGCTGCGATGTTGATCGGATTTGTAGCTGTTATTACAATGATCAACGCAATTTTCAAAGGAATTTTTGGAATGTCATTCCAAGATATTATCGGTTATCTCGTTGCACCATTTGCGTTCTTAATGGGTGTACCTGCAAATGAAATCGTAGATGCTGGAAGTATTATGGCGACTAAACTAGTCTCAAATGAATTTGTCGCAATGACGAACTTAACGTCAAGCTCGATAGAATTTTCTGGCAGAACCACAGCTATCATTTCTGTTTTCTTAGTTTCTTTTGCAAACTTCTCTTCAATCGGCATCATCTCTGGGGCTGTAAAAAGCCTGAACGAAGAACAAGGAAATGTTGTGGCACGTTTCGGTATAAAATTATTATTCGGTGCAACGTTAGTTAGTTGTTTAACAGCGACAATCGTTGGTTTGCTTTATTAA
- the deoC gene encoding deoxyribose-phosphate aldolase yields the protein MTIAKMIDHTALKPETTKDMIVKLCQEAKKYQFASVCVNPYWVKLSSTELKGSGVDVCTVIGFPLGANTSETKAFETKNAIANGATEVDMVINVGALKSGDLETVEADIRAVVEASGDVLVKVILETCLLTKEEIVTVSELSVKAGADFVKTSTGFSTGGATAEDIALMRKTVGPDVGVKASGGVRTKEEVVTMIEAGASRIGASAGVSIVSGETTDQGSGY from the coding sequence ATGACTATTGCAAAAATGATTGATCATACAGCATTAAAACCTGAAACAACAAAGGATATGATTGTAAAACTTTGTCAAGAAGCTAAAAAATATCAGTTTGCTTCAGTTTGTGTGAATCCCTATTGGGTTAAGTTATCAAGTACTGAATTAAAAGGATCTGGCGTTGATGTTTGTACTGTAATTGGATTTCCTTTAGGTGCAAATACATCTGAAACAAAGGCTTTTGAAACTAAAAATGCTATTGCTAATGGTGCTACAGAAGTCGATATGGTAATCAATGTAGGTGCACTGAAATCTGGCGACTTAGAAACAGTTGAAGCAGATATCCGTGCAGTTGTTGAAGCATCAGGAGATGTTCTTGTAAAAGTTATTCTTGAAACATGTTTGCTTACAAAAGAGGAAATTGTCACAGTTTCTGAGTTATCAGTTAAAGCAGGTGCCGATTTTGTTAAAACATCAACAGGATTTTCTACAGGCGGAGCAACAGCAGAAGATATTGCATTAATGAGAAAAACTGTAGGACCTGATGTTGGTGTTAAAGCTTCTGGCGGGGTTCGTACAAAAGAAGAAGTAGTAACAATGATCGAAGCAGGCGCGTCAAGAATCGGTGCAAGTGCTGGGGTTTCAATCGTTTCTGGTGAAACAACTGACCAAGGTAGCGGTTATTAA
- a CDS encoding ISL3 family transposase → MSYTNLIKNTLDILDLNITFNENSLKKERIKGRICHVFSGTLDYSAHSCHHCGAKENGSIILWSFTTCLILLNDVSEYQTYLRLKKRRFFCHSCDRTFVAETSLIEKCCSISKKVKLSIAERLRNTSSMSEIARQKKVSVSSVYRVLKQFYEPKKINRLILPEVLCFDEFKSVKQVAASMSFIMMDGQTKQLLDVVENRQLPFLERYFSRFSLSVREGVKYIVCDMYTPYFSLIKKLFPKAQIVLDRFHIVQHIGRTFLKHRIQRMNTFLHQGSVEAKKYRHLKKYWKLLQKNQSKLNFEKRQWHPSFRAYLTETELVDRLLAYDEELKAGYTCYQDFLYAIQTRDYTRFHALLEQDYSRLPAYYQTTITTFKKVQTGIKNALDLPYSNGPLECLNNHIKVLKRNAYGFRNFYNFKLRITLCFGTILFQPNRKT, encoded by the coding sequence ATGTCCTATACAAATCTTATCAAAAATACCTTAGATATTCTAGACTTAAATATTACTTTTAATGAAAATTCTTTAAAAAAGGAACGAATCAAAGGACGAATCTGCCACGTATTTTCTGGTACATTGGACTATTCCGCTCACTCCTGTCATCATTGTGGTGCCAAAGAAAACGGATCGATTATTCTTTGGAGCTTTACAACGTGTCTGATTTTACTGAATGATGTCTCTGAATACCAAACATACTTACGCTTGAAGAAACGTCGTTTCTTCTGCCATTCTTGTGATAGAACTTTTGTCGCTGAAACAAGTCTTATCGAAAAGTGTTGCTCGATTTCTAAGAAAGTCAAGCTTTCGATTGCCGAGCGTCTACGAAACACTTCGTCTATGAGCGAAATTGCCCGTCAAAAGAAGGTCTCTGTTTCCTCTGTTTATCGCGTATTGAAACAGTTTTACGAACCAAAAAAAATCAATCGACTCATCTTGCCAGAAGTTCTTTGTTTTGATGAATTTAAATCAGTGAAACAAGTCGCTGCCTCTATGAGTTTCATTATGATGGATGGACAAACAAAGCAATTACTCGATGTCGTTGAAAACCGCCAGTTGCCTTTTTTAGAACGCTATTTCTCACGATTTTCTTTATCTGTTCGTGAAGGTGTAAAATACATTGTTTGCGATATGTATACGCCTTATTTTTCTTTAATTAAGAAACTATTTCCCAAGGCTCAGATTGTTCTTGATCGCTTTCATATTGTGCAACACATCGGGCGAACGTTCTTAAAACACCGTATTCAACGAATGAATACCTTTCTCCATCAAGGATCTGTAGAAGCCAAAAAATACCGTCACTTGAAGAAATACTGGAAACTACTTCAAAAGAATCAATCGAAGCTCAATTTTGAAAAACGCCAATGGCATCCTTCCTTCCGTGCTTATTTAACAGAAACCGAACTCGTGGATCGGTTACTTGCCTATGATGAAGAATTAAAAGCTGGCTATACCTGTTATCAGGATTTTCTCTATGCCATACAAACAAGAGATTACACACGGTTTCACGCGTTATTAGAACAAGATTATTCTAGGCTTCCAGCTTATTATCAAACAACCATTACTACCTTTAAAAAAGTTCAAACGGGCATTAAAAATGCGTTGGATTTGCCTTATTCCAACGGACCGTTAGAATGCTTGAATAACCATATCAAAGTATTAAAGAGAAATGCCTAC